In Pseudomonas sp. FP1742, the DNA window CATTGCCCCTGGTCAAAATGCCCATGGCTGCTCCAGGCACCGCCCGTGCCTGCGCAGGCGCGGAAGGAGGTCTGCAACTGTTGACGGCCGAGCCCCAGCAGCCGTGGATCGGCATGCAGGGCAAACAGCTGCAGGGTCGCGGCCAGCGGATCGATGCTCAAACGGCTGTCACCGTGTTCACCGCCACCCATCTCGCGACCGAGGGGGATGCAGCCCAACACCGGATCGAAGGCCCATGCCAGACGCTGTACCGCCTGCTCCGTCAGTTCTTCGGCCTGGGGATCGGCCAACAGCCGTGCGCCCAACCCGGCGCCGTACCAGAAAATCAGGCTGCGATGATGGGTCTCGCTGTCGAGCTGGCCCCGCAGTCTCTCGGCAATGCGCCAGGCCTTTTGCAGATCGTCACGATGCCCTGTGCAATGGGCGCGCAACCACCACAGGCCAGCCCAGAACCCACCCAGCCAGGAGCCGCTGACAGAGACCTTCCATGCCTCGCCGCCTCCCGTGCGATAGAGGGGAAAGCCTAGGCCGCACTCGGCGTCGATCTGCTCCAGTCGCGCGAAGATAGCGTTGATGGCGTGCCGAACTTCAGTCGTCTCAAGTGGCCGCGCCAGAACCTCGAACATGCTCATTTGACCGCCCTCAAGGAGGATTCGACGGCGCTGTTTCTGTGACGTTGCCGACCCCGCATCAACAGCAGGCACAGCAGACAACCCAACAGCAACACGCCGATCAGCGCCAGCCAGGCGCTGGCAAAACCCCATGGCCCGTTCTGCACCAGCCCGAACAACGGCGGGCCCAGGGCAAAACCACCAAAGAACCCCACCGACAGCAAACCCGCGGCCGGTGCCGGGCTGCCGAAGCCCGGGTCGCGCAGGACCATGCTCATGGCGATCGCATTGGTCGCCACCGCCGTCAGCCCCATACCCAGAGCCCCGGCCCACAATGGCCAGTGACTGCCCGGCGCGGCCAGGGAGGTGAGCCACAAGGCCAGGCTCGACAGCAGCAATAACACCAGCAGCAGCCAGGACTCATCGACCATGCGCGCGCCCAAAGGCGTGAAAAAAATCCGCGCCACAATGCCCATCACGCCAAAACCGGCGATCAAGCCGCCGATCAATGTCGCCGGCATCCCTTGGCCCGCCGCGAACACTCCGAGAAAAGTCACGAACGACGAAAGCACGATGCCCACGCACAACTGCACGCTCATCAACAGCGCCAGCCGCCCGTTGGGTCGGGCAATGGCGAGGCTCAGCGGTTGACCCTTGTGCCCCAGGGGAGCCACTCGCGGCCCCAGACATGCCAGCAACAAGGCGGGTATCAGTAAACTGGCCAGCGCCTCGCGCCAGCCAAGACTCATCGCCAGGCTCGGCAGCAGCAAGCCGGCGAACAGCGCCGAGACCTGCACCCCGGATTGTTTCAAACCGACCACCGCCGCCTTGTGCCGGGGTTCGACACGCTCGGCGATCAACAGATTGGTCACCGGGTTGGCCAGTGCCTGGGCAATTCCGCATGCCGCCAACGCCAGCACCACGCCGACGAATCCCGGCAGGCTGGCCAGCAATCCATAGGCACCCACCGTGCTCCAGAACAGCACCGCCATGGCCCGCCGGGTGCCCAGCCGGTTGACCAGCGGCCCGGCCCACAACGACAACAGCGCGGCAAAACCGAAGGCGCTGGTGATCAGCCAGCCCAGCCAATGGGTCGGCACCCCGAGGTCGGCGACGATTAACGGGCCGAGAGTGCCGACCGCGTAGAAAATCAGCATCGGCAAGGCCATCGCCGCGGTCAGTATCACCCGCAACCACCAGCCCTGGGGGGCTTTGTGTTCGGTCATCGGGCCATCCCCCGGATCGCCGACGGCCCGTCGAAATCCAGCCCGGCATCAGCGCAACTGTCCAGCAGTTGCCGCCCTACCGCGCTGATCAGCGCATCGTCGGTGCCGTCGAGAATGTGCGTGGTGCGCGCGGTGCGGTAGATCCCCGACAGCGGCGACAGCTCGCTCAGGCCCTCGGCGCCCATGATCTGGATCGCCGAATCCACCGCCTCGCTCAAGGCCTGGGAAGCAGCGACCTTGGCGATGTTGACCTCGATGCTGTTGGCCACCCCGGCATCGTGTTTACCGGCGGCGTCCTGCAGCAACGCACGGGCGCTGGCGATGGCTTGATAGACCTTGAATACCCGCTGGCGCACCAGCTGCTTATCCGCCAGCCGCGCCTGCTGGCCACGGGCCGAGTGGATACGCGCGCACATCAGGTCGAAGCAGCGCTGGGCCAGGCCCAGCCAGTGCACCGAACGCAATATCCGCCCCAGCCCCAGGCGTTCCTGCATCAGCGCCAGACCCTGCCCCGGTTGCCCCAGCACATGGCTGGGCGGGACCCGCACCTGGTCGAAGGACAATTCAGCCTGACCAGAGAACCGGCCAAGGATCGACAACGGCCGCTCCACCCGAAAGCCCGGCGCATCACTGGGCACCAGCAACATCGACAAGGCGTTCTCAAGAGGACCGGAGCCGGTGCGGGCAATCACCGTGATCAGGCCTGCACGCTCGGCGCGGCAGATGAACCACTTGCGCCCGCTCAGCAGCCACTGGCCGTCGACGAACTCGGCGTGGCTACTCAGGGTCGCCGGGATCGAACCGATGCTGTCGGGCTCGGACATGCCGTAACTGGAGACCAGCGTCCCCGCGGCCAACGGCGCGAGAAAGCGCTGGCGAATGTCCTCGCTGGCATGCCGGGTGAGCATGTGCAGATCCAGGGTGGCATCGTCACCGAAGATCGCCGGGGCGTACTCGGAACGCCCCTCCTGCTCGGCCACCGCCAGATAGTCGCGCAGGCTGGCGATACGCCCGCCGAGGGCCTGAGGGTAAAAACTGCCCCAGAGCCCGGCGGCCCGCGCCTCGGCGCTGAGTTCGGCCATGCGCCGGGCGGCCTGGCGGGGCTCCGCCGCCAGTTCGGCTTCCAGCGGGATGATGCGTTCGTCGACAAAACACCGCACCGCCCGGGCCAGCTCGGCGCTGTCCCGGCGGGCGTTCAATGCCTGTGCACTCAACATGCGATGCCCGCCCCGCTCTCCAGAAACGCCACTTCGGCGGCCAGGGATTTCTTGTCGATCTTGCCGGCCGGGGTCAGCGGTAACTGACGGTAGAAGCGCAGGTATTCCGGCAGCTTGTTGACCTCCAGGCCTTGCTCGCGCAGGTAGTCGGTCAGCTCGCTCAGGGAGAAACGTGGCGCGCCGTCACGCAGGGTCACGCAGATGCACACCCGCTGGCCAAGGTCCGGGTCCGGCACCGCCACACAAGCGACGCTGACCACGTCCGGGTGACCGGTGGCCAGGGTTTCGATCTGCACCGGGCTGATATTGGCGCCACCACGGATGATGATGTCCTTCTTGCGCCCGGCCAGAATCAGGTAGCCGTCGGCGTCGATGTAGCCCAAGTCGCCGGTGTTGACCCAGCCTTCGGCATCGCGGTACTGCGCGTCGAGTTCCGGGGCATTGACGTATTGCATCGGGCTCAGGGGGCCACGGGCCTTGATTTCACCGACGCCGCCCTGGGGCACTTCGTTGCCCTGTTCGTCGACAATCTTGATCGCGCACACCGCCGGGTTCGGCCGACCGACGCTGTAGAACACCACGTCCTGGGCATCGTCCAGGGTGTTGTGACAGTTCACTCCGTCCGCCGAACCATAGAGGCTGATGAAACCGCAACCGAACGCCTCGACGCAGCGGCGCACGGTCACTTCATCGATCAGCGAACCACCGCAGATCAACCCCAGCAGGCTGGACTTGTCGACCTGTTGCAGGCGAGCGTCGGCAGCGATGCGCTGGAGCATGGTCGGCACCCCGAGGATGTGCGTCGGACGCAGTTGCTCGATGGCCTCGATCGCCGCCTCCACGTCGAACTGCGGCAGCACCGCAATCGAACCACCGAGCCACGACAGGCTGCCAAAGGTGGCGGTGGAACCGAAGGATGACCCCAATGGCACCAGGTACAGCCCGCGGAAGCTCTCGCCTTCGGGGTGGATGCGCTGCAAGAAACGCCCGCGCCCGCCCACCAGGGCATTGTGCGAATAGGCCACCAGTTTGGGTTCGGATTCAGTACCGGACGACACCAGCAAACGCACTGGTGAGTTGGGGCAAACCTGGGGCAATTGCGCTTGGGTCAACGGCTCGGCCTCAAGCATGTCCTGCAGACTCAACCAGCCGTCCCGGGTGCTACCTTCAACCACCAGCACCCGCAGCGACAACAGGCTCGGGCGCAAGGCTTCGATGACCTGGCACAGATCGATACCGGCGTACTGCGCCGGGACGATCACCACCCGCGCATCGCAACGACGCACCAGGGCCTGGATGTCCAGGCTGCCGCGTCCCGGTGGAAACGGCGCGACCACCGCCCCCAGGGCTGCGGCGGCGAGGTCGATGGCGCAACTGCGCCAACTGTTGGTCAGCTGATAAGCCACCACATCGCCGGCGACGATGCCGGCGGCACGCAGGCTCGCGGCCAGGCGCAGCGCGGCGTCATGCAACTGGCCATAGCTCAGGTTGCCTTCGGGCGAAAGTACCGCCGTTTTCTCCGGGGCACGTTGCGCGTGCTCGCGGAACAGTTGGTAGACCGAACGGTTGGGGTAAGTGCCGTCGAGTTCCCAAACACGGCGAACGTCGGCGGGAACCAGATCAATAATGCCTGCGTTATTCATCGAAAACTCCAGTGAGCGTTGACCGAGGTGTAGGTATTCACGCTTAAACACGTCTTCAATCGCCTGTCTTGAGCCAGCTGTGACAGGTCTTCTACGGCCACCGAGGCCGGTATTTCGGCGTCGCCCAGCACCTGTTGCCAGATAGCGGCGGACTGCGACGCCAAGGCACTGCGAAGCCGCCCGTCACGCCCCTCGGGGTCGCTGTGCAGATCGCAGGCGAGGATGATTTCCAGTTGCTGAAGTTGGGCCGGGGTCTGGCAGTCGATGGCCAGCAACCCGGCCAGGGTCGGATACACGCCCTTGAGCAGACTGTCTTCGGCGGTGGTCTCTTGCAGTTGCTGCACGCACAGCAGGTTGGCGGCGCCAAGCAGCGAGCTGTCGACCCGTACGCCCTGCCCACTGAGGGCACGATGCAGCAAGGCGGCGCTGACCCCTTGGGCCGCGACCACCCCGCCCAGCACATCCAGCACGGTGAACAGCGAGCCGCCCGGCGTCGCCGAGGCCTGGCCGATCTGTTCGCCGACGCCGGACCAGGCCTGGACCACGAAGTCGGTACCCGGCAAGGCTTCGCCCGGTCGGTCATGGCCCCAGCCGCCGGCATAGGCGTACACCAGCCCCGGATTGACCCGCATCAGGTCGGCGCGATCCAGGGCCAGTTCGGCGGCCTTGCCCGGCGCCCAGTTGTGCAGGAACACGTCAGCGTCCCGAACCCGCTCGTACAGCTCTTCGCGGCCGGCGGCGGACTTGATGTCCAGCTCACGGACCTGCTTGTGCCGATTGAGGGCATCGAAGCGCACCGACACGCCATCGACGCAAGGCGGCATGCCCCGAAG includes these proteins:
- a CDS encoding glucuronyl hydrolase; the protein is MSMFEVLARPLETTEVRHAINAIFARLEQIDAECGLGFPLYRTGGGEAWKVSVSGSWLGGFWAGLWWLRAHCTGHRDDLQKAWRIAERLRGQLDSETHHRSLIFWYGAGLGARLLADPQAEELTEQAVQRLAWAFDPVLGCIPLGREMGGGEHGDSRLSIDPLAATLQLFALHADPRLLGLGRQQLQTSFRACAGTGGAWSSHGHFDQGQWQAGDVPGNWSRGQAWAMLGLETGARLYGEPFRSDGNQAGRYWRDSRGLSIPANRLDQPQGPSDPCAAAMAALALQGRAIDAIEAEGAVESEVLRQQAGQLLAAIVRSTDFEEGRFIGHCYRTTATVEQKVESACGSFFLLAALLAWTGEIDPRRI
- a CDS encoding CynX/NimT family MFS transporter, giving the protein MTEHKAPQGWWLRVILTAAMALPMLIFYAVGTLGPLIVADLGVPTHWLGWLITSAFGFAALLSLWAGPLVNRLGTRRAMAVLFWSTVGAYGLLASLPGFVGVVLALAACGIAQALANPVTNLLIAERVEPRHKAAVVGLKQSGVQVSALFAGLLLPSLAMSLGWREALASLLIPALLLACLGPRVAPLGHKGQPLSLAIARPNGRLALLMSVQLCVGIVLSSFVTFLGVFAAGQGMPATLIGGLIAGFGVMGIVARIFFTPLGARMVDESWLLLVLLLLSSLALWLTSLAAPGSHWPLWAGALGMGLTAVATNAIAMSMVLRDPGFGSPAPAAGLLSVGFFGGFALGPPLFGLVQNGPWGFASAWLALIGVLLLGCLLCLLLMRGRQRHRNSAVESSLRAVK
- a CDS encoding acyl-CoA dehydrogenase family protein; the protein is MLSAQALNARRDSAELARAVRCFVDERIIPLEAELAAEPRQAARRMAELSAEARAAGLWGSFYPQALGGRIASLRDYLAVAEQEGRSEYAPAIFGDDATLDLHMLTRHASEDIRQRFLAPLAAGTLVSSYGMSEPDSIGSIPATLSSHAEFVDGQWLLSGRKWFICRAERAGLITVIARTGSGPLENALSMLLVPSDAPGFRVERPLSILGRFSGQAELSFDQVRVPPSHVLGQPGQGLALMQERLGLGRILRSVHWLGLAQRCFDLMCARIHSARGQQARLADKQLVRQRVFKVYQAIASARALLQDAAGKHDAGVANSIEVNIAKVAASQALSEAVDSAIQIMGAEGLSELSPLSGIYRTARTTHILDGTDDALISAVGRQLLDSCADAGLDFDGPSAIRGMAR
- a CDS encoding class I adenylate-forming enzyme family protein, with the protein product MNNAGIIDLVPADVRRVWELDGTYPNRSVYQLFREHAQRAPEKTAVLSPEGNLSYGQLHDAALRLAASLRAAGIVAGDVVAYQLTNSWRSCAIDLAAAALGAVVAPFPPGRGSLDIQALVRRCDARVVIVPAQYAGIDLCQVIEALRPSLLSLRVLVVEGSTRDGWLSLQDMLEAEPLTQAQLPQVCPNSPVRLLVSSGTESEPKLVAYSHNALVGGRGRFLQRIHPEGESFRGLYLVPLGSSFGSTATFGSLSWLGGSIAVLPQFDVEAAIEAIEQLRPTHILGVPTMLQRIAADARLQQVDKSSLLGLICGGSLIDEVTVRRCVEAFGCGFISLYGSADGVNCHNTLDDAQDVVFYSVGRPNPAVCAIKIVDEQGNEVPQGGVGEIKARGPLSPMQYVNAPELDAQYRDAEGWVNTGDLGYIDADGYLILAGRKKDIIIRGGANISPVQIETLATGHPDVVSVACVAVPDPDLGQRVCICVTLRDGAPRFSLSELTDYLREQGLEVNKLPEYLRFYRQLPLTPAGKIDKKSLAAEVAFLESGAGIAC